The sequence aagcaaaattgtcgcatctgggggacggaaaaccagcACGTTATCGTGGAGAAGCCGATGactcctcagagagtgacggccagccgaggcagccatttgaatgaaattatattccacaattaaccggatggattgtactttaatatgaaaaaaataaattttgaaatcgaatgaaccgtttgtgttttattgcatgtttaaaaaaaagttacatggcggaccctgtattcatgcttcacagtgtatttatatttttaaatgtaaacaagcattttaatgtattttacttaccaactagagcctgatacggttcgatatctaaaacactttaatttttccatactgaattttggtaaaatttttactactcattcgggtcgggtacgggtacaggtaatttttaatcgggtacgggtaaaattttttattttttatcgggtatgggtcgggtacgggtaatttttttttattattgatcgggtacgggtcgggtacgggtaatgttttaaattttttatagggtacgggtaattttttttgctgatcactcgggtacgggtcgggctcgggtataagaatttctatacccgaccatctctagttcagaggtccagagctcagttccatttctaataattcagttcagtattgaatcaattgcgggacgtCCGCAAAGCCAGTtccccttcaaagaagatcgattgcgtcatcctgctgtggacaacaatggggaacattatgcaaaatcagcctttctaatggccCCAAATAATATacgaagaactataaagattgcttctttcttaaaaccatcagtgtagtgctAATGTAGGATAATtttattagctttgtgcaattttcacagtgcaATATTTCGCTTATATCTgaacagcagagatgccagatatttccatagaaaatctgtattgattcgtataaaatatctgtatttatctgtattcgctaataaaatgaaatttctacaatacaattatgttaaaaggtgttattccaatagattatggttatagagtggtagattaaatttcatatcttaaataatattcatcgacgaaattttatagttttttcctatcaacaacaattgaattatggtgccatacacttatctaatttgaaaatgttcacttcataagttgagatggatttccaaaacacaatatgcaacgtcaagtcaggtaatgcaactgtcagtctggcaatagtgATCCATGATGCAAAGACtagtctaacttttaagttcaatttatttacaaattttaatataaatggatttcagtgctCTTCATTaaaaatgtgcacaaaaaatagatattttaaaaagtgatttgtacgttgattcctaaacgtttatctcgtcattgcaatgaaatactaatagatagtttaagtttttttcttaatacttttggtgaaatctgtataaatctgtattaaatttaagaaatctgtaagcaatctgtattctgtattaaatctgtatgcgcatgtaaaaatctgtataatacagaaaaatctgtataaatggcatctctgctgaacagtgtttaatatccgtagccaggcgcgtacacaggggggggggggggtttaggggttcaaacccccccccccccccccccccccccgaaacaaaaaattataacccatgggaaacattgtgatataaattgtacatgtgttgatttatcaccatgttctaaaaccccccccccccccccccccccgaaaattttctctggctacgcgcctgtccGTAGCGATTACACAATtttgcccttctgaatgccagaaattaatcccgtacagcattttgataatttctttcactgaaatattgaaatccgaaatgaaataatcgacatcaaaattctgtgttattgttttttttttactctcatttgttccgcGTTAATTATTTGTGTTATAGAAAACAGTTGTCGCCGTAACATAAATCAGTATTTTGTAGAAATGCACCGTTTCAATTTTGGAAGCAGTATAAGttgcgaaattcacacaatcaactaatacgaacgattataatttttattcatattcacgtcctccagtaatGTCTGTGACTTTActtacccgccttttttcaattttgacatTGCTCAATGGTGCAAACATTATcactcatacaaaattcccacTTTTACgtataaatagttttcaaatatGTCATTGGATATTATGAAACTATGtcaaacttttcattttaaatcaGATAGACTCAAACACCATATAATCTTTTAAGCAAACATTAACTTCATTTATATTTCAATCTATGCATATTACagagtccaacacttgttttgttttgcaagcTAGCTAACTTAAGTTATTTTGATAGGTAATAGATCGCCCCATTTACTGGATCTCGCACATCTGTACAGGTTCCTACAATCAAAACCAGTTAATAAATGTATATTGACTTTATCTGATCACTTACTTCTCATGTTTGGTAGCCGTGAATATGATCTCCTGCAGTTTTCCCTCTTCTGTGCACATTCGACAGATAGAATGTTTTGATCGAACTAGTGTCGGCCTGACCAATCGTGGAAACCTAGTTTGATTGGTAAGACCTTTTTTGAACACAACATAAGAATATAGAAATTTGCTGGCTTCGCTGTGATTGCCCAGTGGTAATTTATTATATGTCGATTCAAAATTACAAGGCGTCCCATCTGCGAGTTTTAACCTGGGACATTGATGATGATGCGGACACTAGAATTACAAATAAGAATACtataaatttaaacaaaaacGCAACTAAAAGAAAAAATCCAAACCGGCGAGAATATATGCCAATCGCTTCCACTCGCTGCAATCTTGTCGAGAAGAAATTGTCTTGCTTCTTCAATTAGCAAGTACCCCGCAAAGGAACCTTGCTCCACCAGGACAAGATATCCGTCACATTTATTCCATAAGTTTTCCAACACATCTGCTCGAGCCTTTTTCGAAGAAAGCTCAAACAAGGAAAACGCACTTAACACGATATCAAACTTGTTATGAGATGCTGGCAGGAATTGCCTGAAAAAGACGTTTCTGAGGTTCATAGCTTTGTTCATTTCTCCACCACGTAAAAGCGATTCTGCTAGTTCGTTCATGGCAGATGCGGC comes from Malaya genurostris strain Urasoe2022 chromosome 3, Malgen_1.1, whole genome shotgun sequence and encodes:
- the LOC131438209 gene encoding methyltransferase-like protein 17, mitochondrial; this encodes MLSCNSHIIFFKRIYCTAVKCKPVVSLEESTKQALDAGRYKPRQHEGRLTSGCISLPSSIVNAILKSCTDHPVKALLAEGAKLDNFLRSRKVPLERDELRKKIIECRKFVGDEFRDRFNTEEMTEEQLAYANKVVEAQSKKRAKQQIYAWKPLDYDAYKSLEYLLGRSPAEFSVLMRIFEEIKKRDTEFKPRSFIDFGSGVGTGIWAVSNIWKENIFEYVLIDAASAMNELAESLLRGGEMNKAMNLRNVFFRQFLPASHNKFDIVLSAFSLFELSSKKARADVLENLWNKCDGYLVLVEQGSFAGYLLIEEARQFLLDKIAASGSDWHIFSPCPHHHQCPRLKLADGTPCNFESTYNKLPLGNHSEASKFLYSYVVFKKGLTNQTRFPRLVRPTLVRSKHSICRMCTEEGKLQEIIFTATKHEKNLYRCARSSKWGDLLPIKIT